Genomic segment of Myxococcus stipitatus:
CCACTTCATCCACCGCCTCGGGCGTCAGGTCGGGGGCAATCTTGAGGAAGAGGGGCTTGCCCGGAGCCACGGCGGCGAGCCGCTCCTGCACGGTGCCCAGGAGCGCGGAGAGCTGCTCGGGCTCCTGGAGCTTTCGCAGGCCCGGGGTGTTGGGGGACGAGGCGTTGACCACCACGTAGTCGCCCAGGGGCGCGAGCGCGTCCACGCAGGCCACGTAGTCGTCCACCGCCTGCTCCAGCGGCGTGTCCTTGTTCTTGCCCACGTTGACGCCCAGCGGGCAGGGGTGCCAGTCGCGCTCGCGCAGGTGGGCCGCGGCCACGGCGGCGCCGTGGTTGTTGAAGCCCATGCGGTTGATGATGGCCTGGTGCTCCGGCAGCCGGAACAGCCGGGGCAGCGGGTTGCCGGGCTGGGGACGGGGGGTGATGGTGCCGATCTCCACGGCGGAGAAGCCGCAGGCGAACAGGCCGTCCACCGCCTCCGCGTCCTTGTCCAGGCCCGCGGCCAGGGCCACCGGGTGGGCGAAGCGCAGCCCCGCCACCTCCACGGCCATCGCGTCGGTGGCGCCTCGCAGGGTGCGCTCGCGCATCGACTGGCACAGGCCCCGGAAGTGGCCCAGCTGGCGCAGGCCGGCGATGCCCAGCCGGTGTGCTCGCTCCGCGGAGAACTGGAAGAGGAGCGAGCGAGTCAGTCCGTACATGCGCGTGCTCAGCCCGGGATGAAGGACGACTGCCGCGCCCAGGCCAGGGTCTGGTCCACCTGCTCCGGGGTGAGGATGCCGTGGCTCTCCACCAGCTCGATTTCGCGGCGCATGTCCGTCTCGAGCAGGTAGGGGCCGTCCGTGTTGATGGTGAACTTCACCTTGCGGTCCCAGAAGGTGCGGATGATGTGGCGCAGCTCCTCCACGCCCTCCACCGCCTTGGTGTGCAGGTTGGACGTGGGGCACAGCTCCAGGACGATGTCGTTCTCGCGCAGCACCTTCATCGCGTTCTCGTCATACGCCGCGCGGATGCCGTGGCCGATGCGGTGCGGCTTGAGCTTCTCCACCACGGACATGACGCCCTCGGCGCCCGTGCCCGCCGTCTCGCCGGTGTGCACCGTGCACTTGAGCCCGCCGCGCCGCGCCCGCGCGAAGAGGTCTTCGTACTGCGCGACGATCTCCGGCTTGAGCTCCATGGCGTTCGTCTCCGTGCCCGCCAGGTCGATGCCGTACACGCCGCGCGTGCGGTACTTGATGGCCTTGTCCACGAGGATGCTGTTGAGCCGGTGGTCGAACTCACGGGCCAGGCAGAAGATGAAGCCCACCTTCACGCCGTACTCCAGCACCGCGCGGTCCATGCCTCGCAGCGCCGCGTGGATGATGTGGTCCAGGTCCAGCTCCGAGTGGAGGTTGCGCTTCATGGGATTGAAGCGCAGCTCGATCTGCGTCACCCGGCTGCCCCGGTACTCCTTGCCGATGATTTCGTAGACGGAGCGCTCGATCGCGCTGGGCGACGACTGAATCTTCTCCGTCCACGTATGCAGAATCTTCAGGTAGTCATCCAG
This window contains:
- a CDS encoding adenosine deaminase, producing the protein MARELIDLHIHVGGSVAPHILWSIAHQQGFKLPVKNYFDFVELITSRPGKVGSLDDYLKILHTWTEKIQSSPSAIERSVYEIIGKEYRGSRVTQIELRFNPMKRNLHSELDLDHIIHAALRGMDRAVLEYGVKVGFIFCLAREFDHRLNSILVDKAIKYRTRGVYGIDLAGTETNAMELKPEIVAQYEDLFARARRGGLKCTVHTGETAGTGAEGVMSVVEKLKPHRIGHGIRAAYDENAMKVLRENDIVLELCPTSNLHTKAVEGVEELRHIIRTFWDRKVKFTINTDGPYLLETDMRREIELVESHGILTPEQVDQTLAWARQSSFIPG
- a CDS encoding quinone-dependent dihydroorotate dehydrogenase; its protein translation is MYGLTRSLLFQFSAERAHRLGIAGLRQLGHFRGLCQSMRERTLRGATDAMAVEVAGLRFAHPVALAAGLDKDAEAVDGLFACGFSAVEIGTITPRPQPGNPLPRLFRLPEHQAIINRMGFNNHGAAVAAAHLRERDWHPCPLGVNVGKNKDTPLEQAVDDYVACVDALAPLGDYVVVNASSPNTPGLRKLQEPEQLSALLGTVQERLAAVAPGKPLFLKIAPDLTPEAVDEVVDVARARKLAGLIATNTTVARPFEHPLAKEAGGLSGAPVREPANAVIRRAYLRSGGALPIIGVGGVFSAEDVYEKLRAGASVVQVYSGFIYEGPGMVRRILPALARLLARDGFTHVTQAIGAEHRGRTLPGA